The sequence TGCACTCACTTCAAAGCCTTTGATGGTGAGCTCGCCGAGGTTTTGATTGTTGCTAAAATAGTCATCGATATAGTTGTCAATCGTGGTTTTAAAAAGGTTTCCATTCAGCACCAGCTCATCGATTCCTGAGATCGCCTTGGTGCGATAGACAAACCCAACCTCTTGGTTGTTACCCGTTTGGGCTTTGAGATCTGGATTGTAGGTCGAGCTATGAATCACCGTGGAGAATATCTCACTTAGCTGAGGTCCTCTAAAAAGCTCCGTGTAGCTCGCTTTGAGCGTGAGATTCTCGGTCGCCTTCACCTCTCCAGCTAGTGCATAAGTCCACTCAGTCCAGCTTTGAGTCGGTTTGCTTTGGAGTGTGCGCTCATAATCATTGTAGCGCGCCCCAGGAATCAAAGCAAATCGCCCATACTCGATTCGATCTTCAAGATAGAAAGTCTTTAAGAGTCGCTTCTCTTTGGAGTATTGATAGGTCGCAGTGGTTGAAGAGGGTCTAGGCTTGGTCGCCTGCTCTGCCTCCTGCTTTTGATACTCAACCCCATAGGTGAGCCCGTGGGTGAATGCGCCTGTCTCTAGGGTCGATTTAGCCAAAAGGGTCACCCCTTTATTGAGCCCCTCCCCCTCAATATCTGCATCGCGTCTAGCGGCCATCCAAGTCACCCCATTAGAGTTTCCTTCCCATCGAGAGATCTCATTTTTAGAGTGATACAATGTCGTCTCTAGCACCAAGGCTTTGCCCAAATCAAGCTCATGGGAGAGCGTCACCCCTTCTCGGTTATACTCCGTAGGAAAGATAGAATCTCTATTGGAGCCCGTCGCCCAGCCTTGGCTGAAATTAGGCCTAGCGGCATAATCACCCTCATCATGAAATCGATCATAGGTGAGCTCAAGTCGCTGGCTATCCGTGAGATTCGCTCCAAACTTCACCAAAATATTGTCCACATCTCCCTCGTTGGTGGCAAGCTTGTTGCCTTTGCCATCTTTAGGAGTCTCTTGGTTGATATAGTTGCCATAGAGCAAAAAGTCAAACATCTCATTGAATCGACCATAGCCTGCCAAAGAGGCGGATTTAGAGGAGTTGCTGGCGTAAGTGGTGCTCACGCGAGCGCCCGCGCTCTGCCCCGCCCTCAAAAGGTCGTTCGCGCCCATTGTCTTGAAGCGCACCCCTCCTCCTAGGCCATTGTTCACAATCGAATTGTTCCCCACTTGGATGTTTGCCTCTTTGAGAATATCCGCATTAATTCTTAAATCACCAAAATGGTGAAAGAGGTGAATGTCTTGCGGGGCACCATCAAGTCGTACATCTAACGCATCTCCACTAAGCCCCCGAATGTTGATATTTTGATTGAGCGAGTGAGTGCCCGCCACATCCACCCCAGGAATGTCCCTCAAAAGATCACTCAAGTGGCCTGCTTGCTTCACTTCAATCTGATTCTCCCCCAAAGAGACCGAGGAGCTATTAATCGCCGTCCCCCACATCTCTACCCTATCCAGTGAATACCCTGCCCCCTCGGAAGCAAGAAGATTCCCCGCCAAAAGAGAGGCTAGCACGAGCGAACGTGCTAGTTTATTTCTCATAGAGCCACTGTTTGATCTGATCATTTTTCCCAATCCTTTCATTTCGTTTTAAAATGATATTCGTTATCATAATTGTAAGAAATCTCACCCAAATCTCAAATAAGGATTTTTTTGACATCCGAGCACCCCCTTAAGGTTTTAGTCGTTGAAGATGAGACGATCCTAGCCCTCCAACTCAAGCTCTCTCTTCAACGCTTTGGATTCTCTATCAGCGGAATCAAAGCCAAAGGAGAGGAGGCGATTCTTCACGCCAAAGAGCACTCTCCCGACTTGATTCTCATGGATATTCACCTCCAAGGCAATCTCCAAGGCACTCAAGCAGGCGCACTCATCTGGGAGAGGTATCGCATCCCCATCATCTTTTTGACCTCTTATTGCGATGACAAGACGCTCAAAGAGGCGATGGCGTGCGAACCTTACGGCTATCTAATCAAACCCTTTAGAGAGGGGGAGCTCAAAGCCACGCTTCAAGCCGCTTGGAATAAACACTGCCGCCTCCTGCAACACTCCAAAGAATCCACCAAGGCACCGACTGCGCTAGGATTTGGCTATGCCTTTGATTCTCTAGGGGCTCAACTCCTTTGGGAAGGAAAGGCGATCAAGCTCACAGGAAATGAGATTCGCTTTTTTGAGATTCTGAGCGAGCGTCCTGGGCATACTGTGAGCTTTGAGGTTTTGCTTGATCTCATTTGGGGAGAATCGCATGCCGATCCCACAAGACTCAGGAATCTCGTCTATCGTCTGCGCCAAAAGCTCCATCCCGCCCTCATCGAAAATGTTTTTGAAGCAGGTTATCGACTCCATGTTTAAGCGCCCCCCTTCTCTGCCTCTTGGGGTCAAATTCACTTTAGCACTTCTAGGAATCTGCCTCGTTTTGCTCCTTTTGGTGGTGGGAATTCTCGCCCCCAAAATGAAAGAGGAGCAATTCAAAACAGAGACTCACACGATCGAGCGTCTCCTCTCCAAGATGGAACACCAAGTGCGCCTAGCCATCAAGGTCAATCAATTTCATAGCTCCTCCCAAAAAACCAATAACGATTTACGCCTTCAAAATCACCTCCAAAACCTCCACCTTCATGCCCTCTCCCACCCCAGCGCTTCGCTTGAGCAGTGGATCGCAACACTAGATCAAGAGTTTCAAGGGGAGGCCTGCCGCGCCCTTCTTATCAAAGAGAATCAAATTCTTCACTCCACCAAGCCTCTTCCAAGTGCCTCTCCTCTCCTCTCTTCACTCACAGCACTCCCCCAAGGGGAGTGGCACTCCTATCTCCACCCCCGACCCCAAGGCGCCTGCCCCACCAGCGACAAAGAGACGCTCCTATTCAAGCCTCTTGGCACGACGGGCTATCGAGTCGGGGTTCATTGTCAAAGCCAAGACTTCATCTCAGAGAGGCGCGCTTTTGAGAGCGAAATTGGCGTTATCCT comes from Wolinella succinogenes DSM 1740 and encodes:
- a CDS encoding TonB-dependent receptor domain-containing protein, with the protein product MIRSNSGSMRNKLARSLVLASLLAGNLLASEGAGYSLDRVEMWGTAINSSSVSLGENQIEVKQAGHLSDLLRDIPGVDVAGTHSLNQNINIRGLSGDALDVRLDGAPQDIHLFHHFGDLRINADILKEANIQVGNNSIVNNGLGGGVRFKTMGANDLLRAGQSAGARVSTTYASNSSKSASLAGYGRFNEMFDFLLYGNYINQETPKDGKGNKLATNEGDVDNILVKFGANLTDSQRLELTYDRFHDEGDYAARPNFSQGWATGSNRDSIFPTEYNREGVTLSHELDLGKALVLETTLYHSKNEISRWEGNSNGVTWMAARRDADIEGEGLNKGVTLLAKSTLETGAFTHGLTYGVEYQKQEAEQATKPRPSSTTATYQYSKEKRLLKTFYLEDRIEYGRFALIPGARYNDYERTLQSKPTQSWTEWTYALAGEVKATENLTLKASYTELFRGPQLSEIFSTVIHSSTYNPDLKAQTGNNQEVGFVYRTKAISGIDELVLNGNLFKTTIDNYIDDYFSNNQNLGELTIKGFEVSANARLGDFDTGVSYARSRSKIDDLSTYAISQGITGGSAIGKDVGDSIGLRLGYSWAPYNLRFGWESTFVKEVEAFNPYLKVNFDKKSYNVHDVSVQWKPKGAYDGLTAILGIYNLFDEYYASHASVNGKVQSADGTDYEPGRNVKFTLSYMF
- a CDS encoding response regulator, translated to MTSEHPLKVLVVEDETILALQLKLSLQRFGFSISGIKAKGEEAILHAKEHSPDLILMDIHLQGNLQGTQAGALIWERYRIPIIFLTSYCDDKTLKEAMACEPYGYLIKPFREGELKATLQAAWNKHCRLLQHSKESTKAPTALGFGYAFDSLGAQLLWEGKAIKLTGNEIRFFEILSERPGHTVSFEVLLDLIWGESHADPTRLRNLVYRLRQKLHPALIENVFEAGYRLHV